TCCTCGCCCAGCAGCGAGTCCTTGCGCCAGCCGATCCAGGCGATGCGGTGGTGGCCGCGCTCGATCAGGTGCGTGGTGGCGAGGTCGCCACCCGCCGCGCCGTCGACGTCGACCCAGGGGTGCCGCGCGTCGGGGTCGTTCCACGGCCGACCGAAGGCCACGAAGGGCGCGCGCCGCTCGTTGAGCCACGCGGCCTGCGGGTTGCCGAGGTAGGTGTCGGTGACCACGAACGCGTCCACGGCGGTCGAGCGCAGCAGGTCGTCGTACGCCGGGAGCTCGTCGGCGGCGTACCCGGTGCGCTGGCCGGAGAACAGCAGCACGTGGTAGCCGACCGCGCGTGAGGAGTCGACGAGGGAGTGGACGAAGCGGTCCATCGCGGCGTTCGCGGTGCCCTCCTCGGCCGGCTTGATCGGCAGGCCGATGAGGTGCGAGGAGCGGGTGCGCAGGTTGCGGGCGGCGCGGTTGGGCAGGTAGCCGAGCTCGGCGATCGCCTCCTGCACCCGGCGCAGGGTGTCCTCGCGGAGCAGCTCGGGGTTGTTGACCGCGTTGGAGACGGTCTGGCGCGAGACGCCGGCCCGCTCGGC
This genomic window from Nocardioides anomalus contains:
- a CDS encoding LacI family DNA-binding transcriptional regulator, whose amino-acid sequence is MSSTVQRHPVTPPTLADVAERAGVSRQTVSNAVNNPELLREDTLRRVQEAIAELGYLPNRAARNLRTRSSHLIGLPIKPAEEGTANAAMDRFVHSLVDSSRAVGYHVLLFSGQRTGYAADELPAYDDLLRSTAVDAFVVTDTYLGNPQAAWLNERRAPFVAFGRPWNDPDARHPWVDVDGAAGGDLATTHLIERGHHRIAWIGWRKDSLLGEDRRAGWSRAMRSRDIPTTGLASRVEDTVASGREASAVLLDEAQPTAFVCASDTLAMGVLHTLYERGLKPGQDVAVTGFDDSLVAQTVPPGLTSVRLPLEQVAIEVVHALEGLLGAPPVVGAGVLLEPTLVVRGSS